The Phragmites australis chromosome 1, lpPhrAust1.1, whole genome shotgun sequence genomic interval CATCACCTTCACAAACTCCTCATAATTGATCTGGCCATCGCCGTCCACGTCGGCTTCACGGACCATCTCATCCACCTCCTCGTCTGTCAGCTTCTCACCAAGGTTGGTCATGACATGGCGGAGCTCAGCTGCAGAGATGAAGCCATTCTGGTCCTTATCAAACACACGGAAGGCCTCCTTAAGCTCCTCTTCAGAGTCAGTGTCCTTCATCTTACGTGCCATCAGGTTGAGGAACTCAGGAAAGTCGATAGTTCCGTTGCCATCAGCATCCACCTCATTGATCATATCCTGAAGCTCAGCCTCAGTAGGGTTCTGGCCCAATGAGCGCATCACAGTTCCAAGTTCCTTGGTAGTGATGCAGCCTGTTACATGAGACAAACATTACTTAGTGCGATCTTGAATTACTTAAATAACTACTGCAAATGATAAGACTATTACAGCGAAAATATCTGAAAGACTGTTTAAACCATTTTCTGccccccgggggggggggggaggtgcaCTTTAATCATGATacagtgttcacagaaaaacCAATCATGCTATCAACTAATTCAGTCTCCTAAAAGTTCCAACCTGTTAGTCAAGGATGTTGGTATTCAACATTTGATCTGGGAAGAACTAACAACTATCTCAAAAAAAGAGGTGATCTGGGAGTTATTACAACTGATAGGCAAATAGCAAAACTTGCCATGCAGTTATTCTGTGTACATGCATCAGGCAGAAAAGGCACCACCAGACTACTGGTGCTACAGGATAACTTCTTCACAAACTGACAAACAGATATCGACAATATAAGCGTAAATGCTATAAATTTTCTTTATATGGCATTTTATATTAAATAATTTCATAGATAAAGAACACTTCTACAAGTAGGTAGCTAAGATGCACGGATACTTCTGAAAACTCACATATCAATATCCGATACCATATCGGATACTCCCATATACGTATCCGAGGCATATCGGAGATTTTTATCATGAtgatcaaataaataaaataattcgGATACTTCTCTGATACCTCCTAACTAAAACTAAAACCCCTCCTCACCTCAGCCTCGCAGACCTGCCCCTCATACCTCCTACGCCCAGCTGCCCATATATCACCACCCGCACCTCCACCCGTCGCCGCCCCCACCTCCGCCCATCGCCGCCGGTTGCTGCCTCCATGCCGCCAGCCACCGCTCAGCCCCTAGCACAGGCGCCCCCGGCCGTCACCCCTCCTGTGAATCCGCCACCCCTCTGGTGAGTTAGTCCGCCGCCCCTCCTTCCCTTCTCCCTCCTGGTGAGTgatgccggggggggggggattcaaGTGCATCTTCTGCTGCCCTTGTGAAGCATTGGAACCTTATTATGCAATATTTATGGTCTGTTGAATTCTGCAACATATTTTGGCATGTGTTGGTGCTGCTGTCCTTGTGAATATGTGAATCTGTATTTTTCAttttaaatataattatatatatatcgaCGTATCCATGTATTGGTGTTTTTAGAAAAATGGTGTATCAAAGTATCGCCGTATCGCGTATCCATATTGCCATATCCGGGCAACACAGGTAGGAAGTGATATAACACTTGACAGAAAACAATTAACAAATTATATGTGCCATCCAATAGAACTTATGTAACAAATCAGTCCAACAGTAAAAGTCTAACTGCCTGTACAACATAGGAAAATACCAACCATTTTGGGGTTTCGTAAAAGTGAACATCATTTATACTCATTTAATCCTTGGAAACTAATTTCCATAGTGCTAATGCAAAGGGGAGTAGTGTCTTGGGGGCCATCAAAGCCATTCTTACATTATCTCTTTCTTTATCAAGATGAACAGAATTACTCGAGAAGAAAAAACAAGCACACATAGAACCTCAAATCAGAATTTCTATGAAGGCATTTCACTCACGGCCTAACTATTTGGATCACAACATGCCATTAACTTGATCAGTACtgattctttaaaaaaaaaaagcgtgAAAATGTATTATGGTGAAAACATATCAATAACTTATATGTATTACCCAAGACCAAAGCCTGAAAAGATATTCGAAAACCTGTTTTCATAGGGTTAGGATTCTGTAAATCAAACCACAATTGCAGTTTATTAACCACTTATTACATGATTTAAGAAGAATTGTGCCTCATCATACATTTGGATAGGAAAGCGAAATATATGCTTTCAATATCATTAGTGCAGATATTAAATATCCATAGCTACACAATTAAAGTTGCAGTGAATGTTTGACTATTCTTACTTCTCACGATTGCTACAATATAATATACTATACATGCTAATCAATATATAGAATATGAAGAAAAGTCAGCTTGTTTAATGCAATGCTAGATGAGTACCAGCACTCCTGAAATTTTGAAGCAACAGGAATGCCATATGGAACCACGTTTTTCCCCCATGGCCACATTAAGCTAACGGATACCACACTGAGCCATCACAGATGAAATGCACTGGACCAGATTCTATTGGGTGGTAAACCCAAGGAATCAGATTTCCTGAGGACTGGAGGCATTCTAGCATTGGTACATACTTTTGCTGCTATGTTAACAGTATATAGATTTGAAGCATTATACAAGATTGCAGAAAGGCAAAGTTATGAAATAAGAGAGAAAATTAATCCAACCAAAAACCGACTAGAGACTTGCCAATTCCCTGCAGGTTTTAGCTATCGACTAGGGTTCGGGATTGTCCAAGAAGACGAGAAGGTTAAGTGTTAACCCTGATCTAACCTAAATCCATTTCGAGCCTGATGCAAAAAGAAACATCCGAGTCCTTCCACCAAATGCCAGCAAACACATTTAACAAGCTAGTTGATAGTGCGATTATCAAATTGTTATGCATTTCCTATAAACTGTTAGGCATTTTTGAAGGTTCAGGGATTTCATTTTGCAGTTCTCAGCTAGGTTACTTTTTTCATAACCTAAATGCAACTTCAGTATGTTTCATGGAAGagaaatgaaaaacaaaaacacagGAAAAATCTATGTGAAGTAGCAACTTTATTTAACCACCAGAACCTTGGCCCTAGTTTGCCTAATTTCAACCTTTGGTGTGAAATCTAGGAATCTGCACCAAGCAACTACAAGCGTTTTTTTCCCATTCAGATGAACTACACTCTTTTGATGCAATTATTGTGCTCACTGCTTACATGAAAGTTCCCTTATCAGCTCCACTCATTCAGAATTAATATTCGATAAACAGCAAGATCAATAATTATTCCAACTACTGCGTGCACTCACCATatatcatcaactcttcacaCAGGCACCATCCATGGCATATAGGAAAAATCATACGAACTCTAATGCCTTTTAAAGAAGTGAAAATAAACTTCAGGTCcattacatatattatcttcaCAGATAGAGTTGTCCTGCAAATCCATTCATAGATATCATTACTCTTACATCCATGCGCAACCAAAAGCCAGCGAGGCTGTTTGCTTCCAACCTCAAAACAGTGGATTGCAAGTTAACATTGACCAAATTTGGCACCCTCTTGGTTCATTCACAATATTGGTAAGGTCCTCATTCCATTGGCTTTTTAATTCATTTCCTTACCAACAGTTTCGCCACCAATTTGATGATAAAATTTTGGCATACAGTGCAAAGGTTTGTGTACGGAATGAACCGAACAGGCCCCCATAAACTCTAAAATGTTAGTTGCAGCCCTTTGCCTACAACCTGCCAAGGTGTCAATGCCTGTACAGCCTAACACTGTGTGATGTTGCATACAACTTACAAAACCCCAACAATTAGCTCCAACACTGCATTACTCTGTATCCCTAACCCCTACAAGACAACAACACATTTCATCTTTGCTGCCCTACGCCCGCATACTCAGTAGTGACTCCTGTCCACTACCAACCGTGCTCCCCACATCCCACAAAATAATGGGATTGCACCATGTTGCTCCCCTCACTACCCTTGAGCTGTGGCGACCACTACACCTATGCTACCCACAGCAGGTTGTACCACAGTTATCTAGTCATGACTAATTGCCGATTAGTTTACAAGTCGGCCTGGGTGCATGACTAAAAGCCCTCAGCTCGACTTAGAAGCCTAGTCGAGCATCAACAAGACTAGCGGCAGCTGGGCGTGCGACTGGTGGCAAAAGGGGTTTGCTTGGCTCATCTTTTCAACCCATTTTTCTTGCTAGAAGATGGACAGGCACATGCCACTGGGGATTGCAACCCTAAACCCACTGCCGCCCCCTTCCTGCCGCCATCACCGCCGCTGCAAGTTGCACCACATGAAGATGTTGAGGATGATTTTGGCAAGAGTCCAGCAAGTAGTATGATGATGGATTAGGTGGTGACTAATTTGAGGCGACTTTGAGTCAAAGTCGCCTCAAATTATGCATGTTGTCGGTGCCGACAATATTTGCCGACTCAAAGGACCTGGTGATTTGTCGTGTTGTGGCCTTATGGGGCATAATTAGCCGTTATCGTTAAGAACTCATTGTTTACTTATGTTAATTTGCTAGTAGCTTGGTAACTTCCTGTCCCAATGCTTATTTGCTTGTCGAATGGGACATTTTAAAAATTCTAAGTTCTTTACTTCTAATTCTATCTTTGCCTGTTGTTTTTGTTATGTACTTCTGATATGATCCATTATCTGGAATTTCTGTTGTCTACTCCAGACTAGTCGTGGACTAGTCAGTCGACTAGTTGACCAAGTCGACAAGTAGCCCCTACGGCGACTTGACTCGACTCGACTTGATGACTTGATAACTATGGGTGGTACATATATGTACATGATTCAATCCCTTCCTATTGATATCCATTCTCGGCTTTTGAAATAAGGGGAACTAGAGTGCTATCAGTTCGTTCACTGTAAGAAACTCCCACAGAGCATCCAAACGGCCATCCTAGAACCGGCCAATTGATCCGCGTAGATATTTCCGCCTGGGTGATACGGGCAACGGAGGAGTCCTCGTCAGGCACAGGGCGCAAACTACCTCCCCATTTGAGATCCTCCTCAAACAACTGCACAACTACCGCATCGTAACAGCGCCCACAAGAGCACAAAGATGCATGCGAGATCTACATCTACATATCGAGATTCCCCGAGACCGAGACCCCCAACCCTGCCCGGCGACCCACCTAGAGCAACAAACGCAGGTGGCGAACAGATCTCCCATCACGTCCACGGTTCACCCGCGGCTCTACCGCTGGCACAACACGAAGCCGCCCGGGGCTAGAGGGATCAAAGGATAGGAGAGGGAGCGGGAGCGGGCCGTACCATCTCCGTCCTTGTCGAAGAGGCTGAAGGCCTCCTTGAACTCGGCGATCTGGTCGTCGGTGAGCTGATCCGCCATGGCGAGCACCAACCAAGCCGATCTGGCGGAGGGGGCGAGGGAGACGGGCAGAGAGGCGAAGCGCGAATGGATGGAGGGCCCACGGCCGCGAGGGAGGAGAAAATTTATGGAAAACGCAGTGAGACCACTTTTGTGTAGCAGTCGCCCTCGCCTTTCCCGTGGTCTCGCGTCAGAACCTAGTAGTACGCGCAACACAAATACAAGTCTGGCCGCTACGCAACACAAACACAAGTCTCGCGTCACAATAGACCATAGTCGCCTTTGGGAGATATAGCCATCGGGATTGAATTTGTGGCGGTATATCCATTTCCTGGTTACGAAGTTGGCATTGGAGGGTGCAGGAATGAGATCCCATAGGTTGTTGGTAGAGAGAGCATGGAATTCGTCGAGCATTGTGGCACAAggattttaatttcgttttataatttttttcattcatcAGTGAAAAGGTCAaaattttactaaaattttggtcattttttGTTATTTGCTCTGTCGGTCCCACATGTCGGTGAAAGAAAATcccaaaattagatatttcgttcccCTCCGGAATTTTCGAAATTCGCAaaatttctttgaaattttaatccctgtcACATCACTCCAATTAGGATAATTGAGTGCACTGCGATATGTTTTGGAAATGGGAGAGAGAGTTAGTTGTGCAGTGGTGAGAAGGTTAAAGATGGGTTTTGGTTTGCGTATGCCATTCTTACCGTAGATGATCATGGGATGGGATGGTTGTTTGTGGTAGaacctgatgaggacatcactccttcggatacatacaatgatcctccattgaactttcaatgtccaatcacaagagctcgcgcacgacaattaaatttagaggtgagctcgttcttaagcaactctttatataattttaagaatagattgctacctaatgattatatgttgcttaggaatcatgaagaggacaaggagacacatagaggaaggtttggaggcgtggaggagcagctaggacgtccaacaacagcaggaggtccagtccaactcgagtccgaatcagcctcgacctccaggaccagcaaGCAGTAAAaaggacgcccaggacgcatccggactccgttttcgacgatccacatatggttggaaagataatttcataaggaaaccaatggcgttggtttgaggtccaaattccttctgagtcaacgggaaacgtcgaaacaagtcagcgtccagaatctgtcccggtgctgcgtcaccgtttttggtccgttgggccgtgtatcgtcgttgggcccattaggggggcgtgtctagggggtgtgacgacccttagacccttattatcagccgccgccgctctcgttagggggggttttgcttagattattctgtcaagaacagtttcgccgtttcgtcggtttgtgagactccaactcgtgagattaattattcatctgcaatttggttgcattcttccttgttcttgcttgtgttcttcgattcgcaggcaaggactttagccttcttggagaggtcaaccgtgcaacgccggttgataaccagaggagacgtggtgctgcgattgcggggtttcggatcgtgttgttcggaagccggatcgacttgtgtctcgtttccaccaaatcgagagttaccagaacctttcggaagatcgggaacccttgttcatactaagtggtatcagagcttcaggtataccgtcaggttcatatctacccttagtttcgagtgttttcgccttcgttccatagtccactgctatatcgttttttttcctgtcctacaacccttccgcgcctttagcttttgcatatttcagtttcagagtccgtcgtgttgagtttgtgtcctggtcaaggtcttgttgctggttaggtcgtgttagagtccagttcgtgtgttttcccccaccgtttccatcaaaccctagcctccgtcgcatattttccccactttcttcccgttttgtcctctaattcggagtcgtttctcaaatcgggcataactttcgcgtacgaactccgttttcagaaaagtcacagagtttttcgcatcgaaacggcgtttcggatccgttcgtccccacTACGttgggttcggcgaaatcagaattcccaaattcacctttgaagtttgagttttcaatttccaaatatttttctcattttccggctgaacttcaaaaaattctacaggccacgtctttcacttgtttaagctcaaattttctgtggttccctcttgtgtgctcctaagtgaaaaaacaatatcaaaaaaataaaaataaaaagttgaattttcccaaaaaaaacaacgacagcccaaaaaaatagaaaacatagaggggcaaaagaggaacaatatctagaggagcacatagagaagggcaaagtgagctgtgttagcgtgtgctgtttagttccttgtttctgttgctcttgctatccatcatacttgtttctccaccttgtttatcacacatacttggtacttgcaacactttaggccagcaacgagaacaagtacttgggactataattcagcattactatctgtttctgatttgtgttccacatatacatatttgttctctttgtgtgccttccaagctccacagattcttctggacagcactggtttgcatccctgcaatcgctcgcacgccttccaggtatcctttgctttgctggtaagaaccctggtaagagcttggtaaggtgtctacctttgctgatcttgattgagaggcaccactccacctttgtagtacgattattagggataacctt includes:
- the LOC133909703 gene encoding calmodulin-1-like, coding for MADQLTDDQIAEFKEAFSLFDKDGDGCITTKELGTVMRSLGQNPTEAELQDMINEVDADGNGTIDFPEFLNLMARKMKDTDSEEELKEAFRVFDKDQNGFISAAELRHVMTNLGEKLTDEEVDEMVREADVDGDGQINYEEFVKVMMAK